One Ranitomeya imitator isolate aRanImi1 chromosome 1, aRanImi1.pri, whole genome shotgun sequence DNA window includes the following coding sequences:
- the LOC138657036 gene encoding uncharacterized protein has translation MPTQVGRSSNLNLAEKRALRDLQSNKEFVIKEADKGGNVVLWSIEAYLEEANRQLTNPRCYQKLPSDPTAVFASKFDSLLCRTLSFGIISPQEKKYLWVEHPVTATFYMLPKIHKDEKKPPGRPIVSSIGSICERASEYLDFFFQPIVTALPSFIRDSAHFIEVCGRIELPGEFYLVTCDVESLYSNIKHSDGLHAVTFCLDKLSHSDRGHDSFLLDLLKFVLHHNYFLFDRTFYLQTAGVAMGAKCAPTYANIFLGWWEEVFVYPSLAYQHHVRNWHRYIDDLFFIWSGSREGCTDFIHSLNSNPHNIFLTHSISNSSTSFLDLRIFVQGNKLVTDLFRKPTATNALLEFNSFHPWHTKVGVPTGQFLRIRRNCTRDQDFLMQARDLTDRFRQRSYPKRVVATAFQRARQHDQASLLIPVGRSRESQTRFITDYNDSWGQGKHPRNYVRGFKNTYQPYAWRLRTKAKEG, from the exons ATGCCAACACAGGTGGGTAGATCCTCTAACCTTAATCTTGCCGAAAAACGGGCCTTGCGGGACTTACAAAGCAACAAGGAATTTGTGATTaaagaggcggataaggggggcaatgtggtgctGTGGTCAATTGAAGCATATTTAGAGGAGGCCAATAGACAGCTCACTAACCCCAGATGCTATCAAAAATTACCTTCAGATCCCACGGCAGTGTTTGCGTCTAAATTTGACTCTTTACTCTGCAGGACGCTAAGTTTCGGCATTATCTCGCCCCAAgagaaaaaatatttatgggtggaacatccggtcacggcaacattttatatgttgccgaagATACATAAAGACGAGAAGAAACCACCAGGAAGGCCGATTGTTTCTAGCATTGGGAGTATCTGCGAGCGGGCAAGTGAGTATTTGGACTTCTTCTTCCAGCCAATAGTCACGGCCTTGCCCTCCTTTATAAGGGATTCTGCCCATTTTATTGAGGTCTGTGGACGGATAGAACTGCCGGGAGAATTCTACCTGGTAACTTGTGATGTGGAGTCTTTGTACTCCAACATCAAGCATAGTGATGGCCTGCATGCGGTTACTTTTTGCCTAGACAAACTGTCACACTCAGATCGGGGGCATGATTCTTTTCTGTTGGATCTGCTGAAATTTGTTCTTcatcacaactattttttgtttgacagaacattttatttacagacagctggagtggcaatgggggcgaaatgtgcaccaacctacgcaaacatcttcttaggttggtgggaggaggtgtttgtgtacccatccctggcatatcaacatcatgtccggaattggcatcgcTATATCGATGACTTATTCTTTATTTGGTCGGGCAGCAGGGAGGGTTGTACTGATTTCATCCACAGCCTCAATTCCAACCCCCATAATATCTTTTTAACCCACTCTATTTCCAACAGTTCGACTAGCTTTCTGGATCTGAGAATTTTCGTACAAGGGAACAAGCTGGTCACGGACCTTTTCCGGAAGCCCACTGCTACTAACGCTCTTTTGGAGTTCAACAGTTTTCACCCTTGGCACACGAAGGTGGGCGTCCCGACGGGACAATTTTTACGCATTAGACGTAATTGCACTCGGGATCAAGACTTTCTGATGCAAGCTCGGGATCTGACGGACCGCTTCAGACAGAGGAGTTATCCCAAACGAGTGGTTGCCACGGCTTTCCAGCGAGCAAGACAACATGATCAGGCCTCACTTTTGATTCCTGTGGGTCGTTCCCGAGAATCGCAGACGAGGTTCATCACGGACTATaatgacagctgggggcag ggcaaacatcccaggaactacgtaagaggtttcaaaaacacgtatcaaccatacgcctggcggctacggaccaaggcaaag gaaggctga